One Pocillopora verrucosa isolate sample1 chromosome 10, ASM3666991v2, whole genome shotgun sequence genomic window carries:
- the LOC131776140 gene encoding solute carrier family 35 member B1, producing MVSGDVEAGNSLSSESKMAPYVTDRKKLIVCFLGIFISYFYYGIIQEKITRTSYGEDKEKFVYALSLVFVQCIVNALFAKAVIQLTYRNEAKDTTPFCWYGICATTYIGAMLASNKALQWVNYPTQVLGKSCKPIPVMILGVLLARKRYPLLKYLCVFLIVCGVALFMYKENKKQVSNDSGSWIGFGELLLLVSLTCDGLTGAVQDRMRAEHHVQSHHMMFNMNLWSIGILAITLLTSGEVFQFIAFCQRYPYVLLHIFTFSLASAIGQNFIFMTVANFGPLTCSIITTTRKFFTILASVLLFGNSLITRQWLGVFLVFAGLTLDSIYGKARKKA from the exons ATGGTTTCTGGCGATGTAGAAGCTGGAAACTCACTATCTTCTGAATCGAAAATGGCTCCGTATGTTACAGATAGAAAGAAATTAATAGTGTGTTTCTTGGGAATATTTATATCGTACTTTTACTACGGAATCATACAAGAGAAAAT AACACGAACATCTTATGGCGAAGACAAAGAGAAATTTGTGTATGCTCTCTCCTTGGTCTTTGTTCAGTGCATTGTGAATGCACTTTTTGCTAAAGCAG TTATCCAACTGACATACAGAAATGAAGCTAAGGATACAACTCCATTCTGCTGGTATGGGATCTGTGCTACAACCTATATTGGTGCAATGTTGGCCAGCAATAAGGCTCTTCAGTGGGTGAACTATCCAACTCAG GTCTTAGGGAAGTCATGTAAACCTATTCCAG TTATGATTCTGGGAGTTCTTCTAGCAAGGAAAAGATATCCCCTTCTGAAATACCTATgtgtttttcttattgtttgtGGAGTAGCTCTGTTCATGTACAAAGAG AATAAGAAACAAGTATCAAATGACAGTGGAAGCTGGATTGGATTTGGAGAACTCCTCTTG CTTGTATCTCTGACATGTGATGGGTTGACAGGTGCAGTGCAGGACAGAATGAGAGCAGAACACCATGTCCAGTCACACCATATGATGTTTAACATGAATCTCTGGTCAATTGGTATCTTGGCGATAA CTCTCTTGACAAGTGGTGAAGTCTTCCAGTTCATTGCATTTTGCCAGCGGTATCCTTACGTTCTACTACACATATTCACATTCAGTCTGGCTAGTGCTATAGGACAG AATTTCATCTTCATGACTGTGGCTAACTTTGGCCCACTGACCTGCTCCATAATCACCACAACTCGTAAATTCTTTACAATCCTCGCCTCAGTGCTCTTGTTTGGAAATTCGCTTATCACCCGCCAATGGCTTGGTGTGTTTTTGGTTTTCGCTGGACTCACACTGGATAGCATTTAtggaaaagcaaggaaaaaagcGTAG
- the LOC131776139 gene encoding adenosine receptor A1-like, whose translation MNCHEPAVNVTDTTNNETNQGELQGYISIPSLLGWAISYAIVAIAIIVGNSLTIAAFSTNKKLANARTNYFLVSLGIADFMVGACSIPMYVTEMLFYYLRKNEARIRFNEIYLPIDAFMGFASIFALVAIALDRAYSVFRPHKHKTITKATYLMEIGLVWFLAACVAGIRVLSNFTSKDLLKTVFNYAVLVCVFTSLILISVAYAMIWHKVRKPVSQNHRTGTKQEKKLAVTLSLITVVFILTWVPFYIMNIIIMFCKDCYVLQLIYFAKFLHYSNSFANFIIYVLKIREFRKTVTKLLRGKRKKTSPSPQKSKTLVNSKEEPISMQGIRLRGFTHPLENRDLDLITAHQSV comes from the coding sequence ATGAACTGCCATGAACCTGCCGTGAACGTCACGGATACAACGAACAACGAAACAAATCAAGGCGAACTACAAGGTTACATTTCAATACCAAGCTTACTTGGCTGGGCGATATCGTATGCTATTGTAGCAATAGCCATCATCGTCGGAAACTCGCTGACAATCGCAGCATTCAGCACAAACAAAAAGCTCGCCAACGCCCGCACCAACTACTTCTTAGTGAGCCTGGGGATAGCGGATTTTATGGTTGGCGCATGCTCAATACCGATGTACGTAACTGAAATGCTGTTTTATTATCTACGTAAAAACGAGGCCAGAATCCGGTTTAACGAGATTTACCTGCCTATCGACGCGTTTATGGGTTTCGCGTCAATCTTTGCGCTCGTCGCCATAGCGCTGGATCGCGCATACTCTGTGTTCCGCCCTCACAAGCACAAAACTATCACCAAAGCGACTTATTTGATGGAGATCGGCCTGGTCTGGTTCTTAGCGGCTTGCGTTGCTGGGATTCGCGTTCTGAGCAATTTCACCAGCAAAGACCTGCTAAAAACTGTCTTCAACTACGCCGTGCTTGTCTGCGTGTTCACTTCATTGATTTTAATTTCTGTCGCTTACGCTATGATTTGGCACAAGGTTAGGAAGCCTGTGAGCCAAAACCACAGGACAGGCacgaaacaagaaaaaaagctaGCGGTAACGCTGTCCTTAATAACAGTTGTGTTCATCCTCACGTGGGTCCCTTTCTACATTATGAACATTATCATCATGTTCTGCAAAGACTGTTATGTTCTCCAGTTGATTTACTTCGCAAAGTTTTTGCACTACAGCAATTCTTTCGCCAATTTCATCATCTACGTGCTCAAGATTCGAGAATTCCGGAAGACCGTGACGAAACTCTTGCGgggcaaaagaaagaaaacctcCCCAAGTCCACAAAAAAGTAAAACCTTGGTTAATTCTAAGGAAGAACCGATCTCCATGCAAGGCATAAGACTTAGGGGATTCACTCATCCCCTGGAAAATCGTGACCTTGATTTGATAACTGCTCACCAATCAGTGTGA